From one Candidatus Zixiibacteriota bacterium genomic stretch:
- a CDS encoding methyl-accepting chemotaxis protein, whose amino-acid sequence MAELASSTDEIGRIGGVIDDIADHANLLALNAAIEAARAGEQGRGFAVVAGEVRRLAESTSKATGEIGQMIRGIQQQTEEAVNSAEAGVQEIDKGRTLADRAGSALNEIVTVSQQVEEIIQQIAAASAQQTEAAEQMSQSVQLIASTTKQAAEDATQSAAAAEELNRQSNSLERIVN is encoded by the coding sequence ATCGCCGAACTGGCGTCGTCGACCGACGAGATCGGACGGATCGGTGGCGTCATCGACGATATCGCCGATCATGCCAACCTGCTGGCCCTGAATGCGGCAATTGAAGCTGCCCGGGCCGGTGAACAGGGACGGGGATTCGCGGTCGTCGCCGGCGAAGTTCGCAGGCTCGCCGAAAGTACCAGTAAGGCGACGGGCGAAATCGGACAGATGATCCGGGGAATCCAGCAGCAGACTGAAGAAGCGGTGAACTCCGCCGAAGCCGGCGTGCAGGAAATCGATAAGGGTCGGACGCTTGCCGACAGAGCCGGCTCCGCACTCAACGAAATCGTCACCGTGTCACAACAGGTGGAAGAGATTATTCAGCAGATCGCGGCCGCATCCGCTCAGCAGACCGAAGCCGCCGAGCAGATGTCGCAGTCAGTACAATTGATCGCGAGTACCACCAAGCAGGCCGCCGAGGACGCGACGCAGTCGGCAGCAGCAGCCGAGGAGCTGAATCGTCAATCCAACAGTCTCGAACGAATTGTCAACTAG
- a CDS encoding enoyl-CoA hydratase/isomerase family protein — MSLIALTKRESIAQIVLQRGKVNAINAEMLAELRRVFEDLRTTEPVRAVLLTGRGSFFSFGFDVPELLTYSRERLVSFLADFNAFLQELFLFPKPVVAAINGHATAGGCMLAICCDDRLIVDARARMSLNEINIGVPVFSGITAILQQCVGARMAEWILMDGAMYTSEEALRLGLVDQIVPPEDLLSSALKRAESLGAKCTSAFAQVKRLSRSAAAKAARGDAESIERFVDIWMSPQSQKLLRTVTIRE, encoded by the coding sequence ATGTCACTTATTGCTCTCACAAAACGCGAGTCGATCGCCCAGATAGTCCTGCAACGGGGGAAAGTCAACGCCATCAACGCAGAGATGCTTGCGGAGTTGCGCAGGGTTTTCGAGGATCTCCGTACCACCGAACCCGTACGCGCGGTCTTGCTGACCGGACGCGGGAGCTTCTTCTCGTTCGGATTCGACGTTCCGGAGCTGCTCACCTACTCGAGGGAGCGGCTGGTGTCGTTTCTTGCCGATTTTAACGCGTTTCTTCAGGAGCTGTTTCTTTTCCCGAAGCCGGTGGTGGCGGCGATCAACGGGCACGCCACCGCGGGCGGCTGTATGCTCGCGATATGCTGCGATGACCGATTGATCGTCGATGCGCGCGCCCGCATGTCGCTTAATGAGATCAATATCGGCGTGCCGGTATTCTCCGGAATAACGGCAATCCTCCAGCAGTGCGTCGGAGCGCGCATGGCCGAGTGGATTCTGATGGACGGCGCCATGTATACGTCGGAGGAAGCGCTTCGGCTCGGACTGGTCGACCAGATCGTCCCACCCGAGGACCTGCTGTCATCGGCGCTCAAGCGGGCAGAGTCGCTTGGGGCGAAATGCACATCGGCGTTTGCCCAGGTCAAACGGTTGTCGCGAAGTGCTGCGGCCAAAGCCGCACGCGGAGACGCTGAATCGATCGAACGGTTTGTAGATATCTGGATGTCGCCGCAATCACAAAAGCTGCTTCGCACGGTCACGATCAGGGAATAG
- a CDS encoding NAD(P)/FAD-dependent oxidoreductase → MTARRIAVVGGGAAGVFAAVAAAENQPDARVTVFEASEEPLEKVRISGGGRCNVTHHCFDPAALVANYPRGGRELRGPFSRFQPRDTVTWFERRGVALKAEADGRMFPVTDTSKTITDCLLDSAMHAGVDLRLRARVGSVAVDPTSGRFIISLHDQSDESADRVLIATGSGPQGYRFARELGHTIVPCVPSLFTFKIDDPRIAALAGISFAQVDTELQAGEHTLKQSGPLLITHWGMSGPAILKLSAWGARLLHDHRYRARLRVNFLPGRSPVEVYQSLVECRNEHGKRRVQTHNPFGVPRRYWQMLVAHTGTPDTTTFSELSRPAMDLLIEELTRAEFEVRGKGIYKEEFVTCGGVDLREIDFRTMQSRLVPGLYFAGEVLDIDGVTGGFNFQSAWTTGWIAGEAMVRS, encoded by the coding sequence ATGACGGCACGGCGTATTGCTGTTGTCGGAGGCGGCGCTGCCGGCGTATTTGCCGCCGTAGCCGCCGCGGAAAACCAGCCCGACGCGCGGGTCACCGTGTTCGAAGCGTCCGAAGAGCCACTTGAGAAGGTGCGGATCTCGGGGGGCGGGCGATGCAACGTCACGCACCATTGCTTCGATCCTGCGGCGCTGGTGGCGAACTACCCCCGAGGCGGCAGGGAACTCCGCGGTCCTTTCAGCCGCTTCCAGCCGCGCGATACGGTGACTTGGTTCGAACGTCGCGGCGTAGCGCTGAAGGCGGAAGCCGACGGGCGGATGTTCCCCGTGACTGATACGTCAAAAACGATAACGGATTGTCTTCTCGACTCCGCAATGCACGCGGGCGTGGATCTTCGGCTGCGCGCCAGAGTAGGGAGCGTGGCGGTGGATCCGACCAGCGGTCGATTCATCATTTCACTTCACGACCAGTCCGACGAGTCTGCGGACCGCGTCCTGATCGCGACCGGAAGCGGGCCGCAGGGGTATCGCTTCGCCCGCGAACTCGGCCATACGATAGTGCCGTGTGTCCCGTCACTATTCACGTTCAAGATTGATGATCCCCGGATTGCCGCGCTCGCCGGAATCAGCTTTGCACAAGTCGACACCGAACTTCAAGCCGGCGAGCATACGTTGAAGCAATCCGGTCCCCTCCTCATCACCCACTGGGGAATGAGCGGTCCTGCAATCCTCAAACTCTCGGCCTGGGGTGCGCGTTTGCTCCACGACCACAGGTACCGCGCGCGGCTCCGTGTGAATTTTCTGCCCGGGCGGTCACCGGTCGAGGTCTATCAATCACTGGTTGAGTGCCGCAACGAGCACGGAAAACGCCGTGTTCAGACCCACAACCCGTTCGGTGTGCCCCGGCGATACTGGCAAATGCTGGTCGCGCACACCGGTACTCCGGACACCACCACGTTCAGCGAACTGAGCCGGCCGGCGATGGATTTACTGATTGAAGAGCTTACGCGTGCTGAATTCGAGGTCCGGGGAAAGGGCATCTACAAGGAAGAATTTGTTACGTGCGGTGGCGTGGACCTCCGCGAGATCGACTTCCGCACGATGCAGAGCCGCCTCGTGCCCGGTCTGTATTTTGCGGGGGAAGTACTGGACATCGACGGCGTCACCGGCGGATTCAATTTCCAGTCGGCATGGACTACCGGATGGATTGCGGGCGAGGCAATGGTTCGATCTTGA
- a CDS encoding class I SAM-dependent methyltransferase translates to MLYNHPQYYEAAFSFRDIPAETSFMGAAIERYSAIPVKRVLEIACGPAPHAGEFIRRGYRYLGLDINVAMLQYAESSWSRVSPKPLLFQADMVSFTSPETVDFVFVMLGSLYLNSLEEMQTHFDSVAAALKPGGLYFLDCCIQFSDMMVPVHTSRVVTAGDRLSVDSSFDIRLVDPAQQLYEEVWRIEVNDGGENHRFEMIERNKALYPQEFLLFMSQRPDFDFVGWWRDWDFTKPLNAGCHPERPIALVRRV, encoded by the coding sequence ATGCTGTATAACCATCCGCAGTATTACGAGGCGGCGTTTTCCTTCCGGGATATCCCGGCCGAAACCTCTTTTATGGGCGCCGCTATTGAACGGTATTCCGCAATCCCGGTGAAACGGGTGCTGGAGATCGCCTGCGGCCCGGCGCCCCACGCCGGCGAATTCATTCGGCGAGGATACCGGTATCTTGGTCTTGATATCAATGTCGCCATGTTGCAGTACGCCGAGTCCTCGTGGTCGCGCGTTTCGCCGAAACCGCTGCTGTTTCAAGCCGACATGGTTTCCTTCACCTCGCCCGAGACGGTCGACTTCGTGTTTGTCATGCTGGGGTCGCTGTATCTGAATTCTCTTGAGGAGATGCAGACTCATTTCGACTCGGTTGCGGCGGCGCTCAAACCGGGCGGTCTGTATTTTCTCGACTGCTGCATCCAGTTCAGCGACATGATGGTACCGGTCCACACCAGCCGCGTGGTCACCGCGGGAGATCGACTATCGGTCGATTCGTCGTTTGATATCCGCCTGGTCGACCCGGCGCAACAACTCTATGAGGAAGTGTGGCGCATCGAAGTCAACGACGGAGGGGAGAATCACCGTTTCGAAATGATTGAGCGTAACAAAGCGCTCTACCCGCAGGAGTTCCTGCTTTTCATGAGTCAGCGACCCGATTTCGATTTCGTGGGATGGTGGCGGGACTGGGACTTCACCAAGCCGCTCAACGCCGGCTGTCATCCGGAACGTCCTATCGCCCTGGTCCGCCGCGTTTGA
- a CDS encoding DMT family transporter, with the protein MPLTTTQKTRLADLGLLYAAAIWGATFFIVKDALSGIDAVTMVAYRFLIAGGLLLIYLLKTGRHVMENFRYSVPLAIMLWFLYVPQTLGLKYTSASNSGFITGLFVAFVPLFLLTIFKRRPTVMEVVASAISLIGLWILTGGLHYVNLGDALTLVAAVAYALHLLYADRYMKRGFDPYVFSCQQFLLNGLLALFTSLIIGLPLNITTDHAFWTVIFLAVFPTLSAFLIQMVAQKITSPLRVSLVFALEPVFAAAFAWTIGGEQVVLRRAAGGLLIAVALALSGLPTPSFLKRRTGEPA; encoded by the coding sequence ATGCCGCTGACCACTACTCAAAAGACCCGCCTGGCCGATTTGGGCCTGCTGTACGCCGCAGCTATCTGGGGTGCAACATTCTTCATCGTCAAAGATGCGCTGTCCGGCATTGACGCGGTCACGATGGTGGCCTACAGGTTTCTGATCGCGGGCGGACTGCTGTTGATCTACCTGCTGAAAACCGGGCGGCACGTCATGGAGAATTTCCGTTATTCGGTTCCCCTCGCCATCATGCTGTGGTTTCTGTATGTCCCGCAGACACTGGGCCTGAAGTACACCTCGGCATCAAATTCGGGGTTCATCACCGGCCTGTTCGTCGCGTTTGTCCCGTTGTTTCTGTTGACCATCTTTAAACGGCGCCCGACCGTCATGGAAGTCGTGGCGTCGGCGATATCGTTGATCGGTTTGTGGATTCTAACGGGGGGTCTGCACTATGTCAATCTCGGCGACGCACTCACATTGGTGGCGGCGGTGGCATACGCACTGCATTTGCTGTATGCCGATCGCTATATGAAACGGGGGTTCGACCCGTATGTCTTCTCCTGCCAGCAGTTTCTGCTCAATGGTCTACTGGCGCTTTTTACCTCGCTGATAATCGGGCTGCCTCTGAACATCACGACCGACCATGCGTTTTGGACCGTGATATTCCTTGCTGTATTCCCAACGTTGTCGGCGTTTCTGATCCAGATGGTTGCACAGAAGATCACCTCCCCCCTTCGCGTCTCGCTCGTATTTGCGCTGGAACCGGTTTTTGCTGCGGCCTTTGCGTGGACGATCGGCGGCGAGCAGGTTGTCCTTCGGCGGGCGGCGGGCGGATTGCTCATCGCCGTTGCGCTCGCCTTATCCGGGCTGCCCACTCCTTCATTCCTGAAACGTCGGACCGGCGAGCCTGCCTGA
- a CDS encoding SRPBCC domain-containing protein yields the protein MAEKFSYDWTRFVLRIEIAAPAQRVFRAWTHAADLSAWFAEKAESEPEKGGRLYLEFIGGDKADLRFVQLRKPGLVSFTFGPAVDLVTVRIKSIKNGCICELEQTGMKTGPKDRVHTHMGCKTGWVFFLTSLKAYLEHGIDLRSHNPRRTYNQSYVNS from the coding sequence ATGGCCGAGAAGTTCTCCTATGACTGGACCCGCTTTGTCCTGCGGATCGAGATAGCGGCGCCCGCCCAGCGCGTGTTTCGGGCGTGGACACATGCCGCCGATTTGTCGGCGTGGTTCGCCGAAAAGGCCGAGTCCGAGCCTGAAAAGGGCGGTCGGCTTTATCTGGAATTTATCGGCGGCGACAAGGCCGACCTCAGATTTGTTCAGCTTCGCAAACCCGGCCTGGTATCGTTCACCTTTGGACCTGCCGTTGACCTTGTAACGGTTCGGATCAAGTCTATCAAAAACGGCTGTATTTGTGAGTTGGAGCAGACCGGGATGAAAACGGGCCCGAAAGACCGGGTCCACACGCACATGGGGTGCAAGACGGGCTGGGTATTTTTTCTCACCAGCCTCAAGGCATATCTCGAACATGGCATCGATTTGCGGAGCCACAATCCTCGCAGAACGTATAACCAGTCCTACGTGAACAGCTGA
- a CDS encoding sigma-70 family RNA polymerase sigma factor, producing MHDDEKLIASALAGDQKAYTALVNQHKAAIFHIINKIVRNDDAAADLVQETFMKAFSSLASYRSEYRFSTWLYKIAANASIDYLRKRRIQALSLDRPMETHDGTLEIEVPDYSYHPERDLVRKEQRFSIEEAIDSLPKKYREVIVFRHKEDKSYEEIADLLGIPVGTVKARIFRARELLKKKLRHL from the coding sequence TTGCACGACGACGAGAAACTTATTGCCAGCGCCCTGGCGGGCGACCAGAAGGCCTACACCGCCCTCGTGAATCAGCACAAGGCGGCTATCTTTCATATTATCAATAAGATAGTCCGCAATGACGATGCCGCGGCCGACCTCGTTCAAGAGACCTTTATGAAGGCGTTTTCGTCGCTTGCCAGTTATCGCTCCGAGTACCGGTTCTCGACCTGGCTGTATAAAATCGCCGCCAACGCCTCGATCGATTACCTCCGCAAGCGCCGGATTCAGGCGTTGTCGCTGGATCGGCCCATGGAGACCCATGACGGGACCCTGGAGATCGAAGTGCCGGACTATTCGTACCATCCGGAGCGCGATCTGGTCCGCAAGGAACAACGGTTCAGTATCGAGGAGGCAATCGATTCGCTGCCGAAAAAGTACCGGGAGGTAATCGTCTTCCGGCACAAGGAAGATAAATCCTACGAGGAAATCGCCGATTTACTTGGTATACCGGTCGGTACGGTCAAGGCACGGATTTTCCGTGCCCGAGAGTTGCTCAAAAAGAAACTTCGACACCTGTAA
- a CDS encoding DUF4097 family beta strand repeat-containing protein: MRCVYTSILLAFVLAAAPASAKQYRFTQHETYQVNGRVVLSLTTVSGSVTVTGEPSDVVDVQAVKLVDAVGMDQAAVIADHISIKTQETDDGIEITTAYRKIADYDPSFWDKLIGNGSRIAEGQVDYVIRVPEYTDVVITSAAGPISVSNLTGSVTIASSDAAIQLNTLEGAIAVDNGAGSTHGELLFGPVEVRQPLGEIALKWVDGDIRVKSLAASIDIQQETGSLDIVTRTGDVTIRTNLESNRDYFVETQSGNIEFLVPVTASGLLHIASDMGEIQTDVPVSIEKYSRQGVVGRFGVGGVKVNLISGSGDVTVAQF, from the coding sequence ATGCGCTGTGTATATACTTCCATCCTGCTGGCGTTCGTCCTGGCAGCCGCCCCGGCTAGTGCCAAGCAATACCGGTTCACTCAGCACGAGACGTACCAGGTCAACGGCCGCGTCGTTTTGTCGCTGACGACGGTTTCCGGGAGCGTCACGGTCACCGGAGAACCGTCCGACGTCGTCGACGTGCAGGCAGTGAAGCTCGTCGATGCCGTTGGCATGGACCAGGCCGCGGTGATCGCCGATCACATCTCCATTAAGACGCAGGAAACGGACGACGGCATCGAGATTACGACCGCGTACCGGAAGATCGCCGACTATGACCCCTCGTTCTGGGACAAATTGATCGGAAACGGCAGCCGGATCGCCGAAGGGCAGGTCGATTACGTGATCAGAGTTCCCGAATACACCGACGTTGTGATTACCAGTGCGGCCGGCCCGATCAGTGTCAGCAACCTGACCGGTTCGGTGACCATTGCGTCGTCTGACGCCGCGATACAGTTAAACACCCTGGAAGGGGCGATCGCGGTCGACAACGGCGCGGGTTCGACACACGGTGAGCTGTTATTCGGGCCGGTGGAAGTCCGCCAACCCCTCGGCGAGATAGCACTGAAATGGGTAGACGGAGATATCCGGGTGAAGTCGCTGGCGGCTTCGATTGATATCCAGCAGGAGACCGGTTCGCTGGACATCGTGACACGGACCGGCGATGTGACGATTCGCACGAATCTGGAAAGCAATCGCGACTATTTCGTCGAAACTCAATCAGGTAATATCGAATTCCTCGTGCCGGTAACGGCATCGGGGCTGTTACACATCGCGTCCGACATGGGAGAAATCCAAACCGACGTTCCCGTATCGATCGAGAAGTATTCTCGCCAGGGAGTTGTTGGCCGCTTTGGAGTCGGAGGCGTAAAAGTGAACCTCATTTCGGGGTCGGGCGACGTGACGGTCGCCCAATTCTAG
- a CDS encoding CDP-alcohol phosphatidyltransferase family protein — translation MPSALSLPNIVTITRLLLVFVVVILVYGRTVLDGLLAAFFAVLIVIGDWLDGHLARKLHQSTTLGSVLDIAADRILETVMWIILADIGLIPIWIPIVVISRGILTDSIRGYVLQFGYAGFGEKTLQRSRLGKFLTGSPIMRSGYAVLKAFTFGWLLLLAAVDNVLLRWKHFEPEWLTAGFQIGYWAAVAAAVVCLVRGLPVVIEGIALIREKSGES, via the coding sequence ATGCCGTCAGCGCTTTCGTTGCCCAACATCGTCACCATAACGCGTCTTCTGCTTGTCTTTGTCGTGGTCATACTCGTGTACGGGCGGACTGTGCTTGACGGTCTGCTCGCGGCGTTCTTTGCCGTGTTGATCGTAATCGGCGACTGGCTCGACGGCCATCTCGCGCGAAAACTTCACCAGTCGACCACACTCGGCAGCGTGCTTGATATCGCTGCGGACCGTATCCTCGAGACCGTCATGTGGATCATCCTTGCCGACATCGGCCTCATTCCGATCTGGATTCCGATCGTTGTTATTTCTCGCGGCATTCTCACGGACAGCATCCGCGGGTATGTGCTCCAGTTCGGCTACGCCGGGTTTGGCGAAAAGACGCTGCAACGCTCGAGACTGGGCAAGTTTTTGACCGGATCACCGATCATGCGGTCGGGCTACGCCGTGCTCAAAGCCTTCACGTTCGGATGGCTCCTGCTTCTGGCGGCCGTCGACAACGTCCTGCTCCGCTGGAAGCACTTTGAGCCGGAATGGCTCACCGCCGGTTTCCAGATTGGCTACTGGGCGGCCGTCGCGGCGGCGGTCGTATGTCTTGTGCGCGGACTGCCGGTGGTTATCGAGGGGATCGCTCTCATCCGCGAGAAATCCGGTGAGTCGTGA
- a CDS encoding HAD-IB family phosphatase, whose product MVVLWDIDGTLVQSSLERHFFAYVREHHYRISISRTVLHMLRLGLSSWPPMWHKMKLAYLRGLPAAEVSDLFERCWSERIERCLFAGTIEAVRLLRERRVRQVLLTGGPRTLAARLARHLQLDDLVAADPVLVDERYTGAVTQPHPRGRRKVRFAETWLRDNGFGWRPTVAVGNHFDDRFLLERASTAIVVNPDRRLASLAQSRGWEQFDPRPIESGGRLAEHILAAARETTVM is encoded by the coding sequence ATGGTTGTATTGTGGGATATCGACGGCACGCTGGTGCAGTCCAGCCTTGAGCGCCATTTCTTCGCGTATGTGCGCGAACACCATTACCGCATTTCAATCTCACGGACAGTTTTGCACATGCTTAGACTCGGCCTGAGTTCGTGGCCCCCCATGTGGCACAAGATGAAGCTTGCGTACCTGCGCGGACTGCCGGCGGCTGAGGTCTCCGATCTGTTTGAGCGGTGCTGGTCGGAGCGAATAGAACGCTGCCTGTTCGCGGGGACTATCGAAGCCGTGCGGCTCCTGCGCGAGCGTCGCGTACGACAGGTATTGCTCACGGGAGGTCCGCGTACGCTGGCGGCGCGGCTCGCGCGACACCTGCAGCTCGACGATCTGGTCGCCGCCGACCCGGTACTGGTTGATGAGCGCTATACAGGGGCTGTGACGCAGCCGCATCCGCGCGGACGCCGCAAAGTGCGCTTTGCCGAAACGTGGCTGCGAGACAACGGCTTCGGCTGGCGTCCCACGGTAGCTGTGGGGAATCACTTCGACGACCGCTTTCTGCTGGAACGGGCCTCAACGGCGATCGTCGTCAATCCGGACCGCCGCCTCGCGTCACTGGCTCAATCACGAGGCTGGGAGCAGTTCGACCCTCGACCGATTGAATCCGGCGGGCGGCTAGCCGAACACATTCTCGCGGCAGCCCGAGAGACGACCGTCATGTGA
- a CDS encoding substrate-binding protein, translated as MVRFRTLIAVGLYLVLAGQLSFGSETVKIGLNYPETGPYSVQGLDQFRAATLAVEEINAAGGILGKQVELVVRDSKSNPEVSVQNVYDLIDNHQVKMIFGGASSGVAVAVGGVCQQKGVPFFGTLTYSTEITGSKAHRYTFRECYDSWMAAKTIAEYLTTAYAGKKYMYITADYTWGWTTEASVRRFTGTEDAYEHKGVLTPLSTKDFSKQLALAQMLKPDVLVLVLFGQDMVNAIRQATNLGLKTTCQIVVPNLTLGMAEGGGPQVMEGVIGALPWTWQVPYKYNYARGMKFVDTYAAKYGRYPSTSGASAYTIMYEYKAAVERAGSFTAPKVVAALEGHTYQLIKDAQTWREFDHQSVQTVYAVKCKAQADVLKDKYHLDYFEIISSMPGEKAAVSKAEWQQMRRQNNLALELEPLKTVAAE; from the coding sequence ATGGTACGTTTCCGAACCCTCATCGCAGTCGGCCTGTACCTCGTTTTGGCTGGCCAGCTCTCGTTTGGGTCCGAGACCGTCAAGATCGGACTCAACTACCCTGAGACCGGCCCATATAGTGTTCAGGGACTCGACCAATTCCGCGCTGCCACTCTGGCAGTGGAGGAGATTAACGCTGCGGGCGGCATTCTCGGCAAACAGGTCGAACTGGTTGTCCGTGATTCCAAGTCCAACCCCGAGGTTTCCGTACAAAACGTCTACGACCTGATCGACAACCATCAGGTCAAGATGATCTTCGGCGGAGCGTCGAGTGGCGTCGCAGTTGCAGTCGGCGGTGTCTGTCAGCAGAAGGGCGTGCCCTTTTTCGGTACCCTGACCTACTCTACGGAAATCACCGGTTCCAAAGCTCACCGCTACACATTCCGTGAGTGTTACGATTCCTGGATGGCCGCCAAGACGATTGCGGAGTACCTCACGACCGCTTATGCGGGCAAAAAGTACATGTACATCACGGCGGACTACACCTGGGGATGGACTACCGAAGCGTCCGTGCGCAGGTTCACGGGGACCGAAGACGCCTACGAGCACAAAGGCGTTCTTACACCGCTCAGCACCAAGGATTTCTCCAAGCAGCTGGCGCTCGCCCAGATGTTGAAGCCCGACGTACTCGTGTTGGTGCTGTTCGGTCAGGATATGGTGAACGCCATTCGCCAGGCCACCAACCTGGGTCTGAAAACCACCTGTCAGATTGTAGTCCCGAACCTCACGCTGGGCATGGCTGAAGGCGGCGGACCGCAAGTGATGGAAGGCGTAATCGGCGCTCTGCCCTGGACGTGGCAGGTCCCCTACAAGTACAACTATGCTCGCGGTATGAAGTTCGTCGATACCTACGCGGCCAAGTACGGTCGTTATCCGAGCACGTCGGGCGCGTCGGCCTACACCATAATGTACGAATACAAGGCTGCCGTTGAACGCGCGGGGTCATTCACGGCTCCCAAGGTCGTTGCGGCACTCGAGGGGCACACCTATCAGTTGATCAAAGATGCTCAGACCTGGCGCGAGTTCGACCACCAGTCAGTTCAGACCGTTTACGCCGTGAAATGCAAGGCGCAGGCCGACGTCCTCAAAGACAAATACCATCTTGACTACTTCGAAATCATCAGCAGCATGCCCGGCGAGAAAGCGGCTGTTTCCAAGGCCGAGTGGCAGCAGATGCGCCGCCAGAACAACCTCGCGCTCGAGCTCGAACCGCTGAAGACGGTGGCTGCCGAGTGA
- a CDS encoding NAD(P)-dependent oxidoreductase — MFTETADTGHLFIRSNYTGVGSIAGCAGRITVVSWRRQQHGYLQRSTGMTVGFIGLGSLGRAMAGRLQSQGVELVVWNRTPSKAETLKATVVDSPAAVINACDTVILNLFDSDAVFEVIAEHNGLMEGACEGRIIIDTTTNHFDSVLSFYDLLSQAGAEYIEAPVLGSVVPASQGTLTIAVSGAKAAYDKVTPLLQMLGISIFYLGTPGLATRMKLVNNMALGVIMAGLAESLAFAEASGIDKATALDILAAGAGSGAILNAKRQKLAAEDFAPHFSVDAIYKDLHYLQDLASELKRPLFTGGIAREMFGMARAQGLGSEDFSSVYRAVR; from the coding sequence ATGTTTACTGAAACCGCCGACACGGGGCATTTGTTCATTCGGTCGAACTACACGGGTGTCGGGTCAATCGCCGGTTGCGCCGGGCGAATCACAGTCGTTTCTTGGCGCAGGCAACAACACGGCTATTTGCAGAGGAGTACCGGAATGACGGTTGGATTTATAGGTCTTGGAAGCCTGGGCCGGGCGATGGCCGGCAGGCTCCAGTCTCAAGGTGTCGAACTGGTGGTATGGAACCGGACCCCGTCGAAGGCCGAGACGCTCAAGGCGACAGTGGTTGACAGCCCTGCGGCCGTCATCAACGCCTGCGACACGGTGATTCTCAACCTCTTTGACAGCGACGCCGTGTTTGAGGTTATTGCCGAGCATAACGGGTTGATGGAAGGCGCGTGCGAAGGGAGAATCATCATCGACACGACCACCAATCACTTCGACAGCGTTCTGTCGTTTTACGATCTGCTCAGCCAGGCCGGAGCCGAATATATCGAGGCGCCGGTTCTCGGCAGTGTCGTCCCGGCGTCACAGGGGACGCTAACCATTGCCGTCAGCGGGGCGAAGGCCGCGTACGACAAAGTCACGCCGCTTCTGCAGATGCTGGGGATCTCGATCTTCTATCTCGGTACTCCGGGTCTTGCGACCCGCATGAAACTGGTGAATAACATGGCCCTCGGTGTAATCATGGCAGGGCTGGCGGAATCACTGGCCTTCGCCGAGGCGTCCGGTATCGACAAGGCGACCGCACTCGACATACTGGCGGCGGGTGCGGGCAGCGGCGCTATCCTGAACGCGAAGAGACAAAAGCTGGCGGCCGAGGATTTCGCCCCGCACTTCTCGGTCGACGCTATCTACAAGGACCTTCATTATCTGCAGGATCTCGCCAGTGAACTAAAAAGACCGCTGTTTACCGGCGGCATCGCGCGGGAAATGTTCGGTATGGCGCGGGCGCAAGGACTGGGCTCAGAGGACTTTTCATCAGTCTATCGCGCCGTAAGATAA
- a CDS encoding DUF427 domain-containing protein has translation MNRPMRIEPAPGQESVWDYPRPPRVESTSRHIEVLFNGRTIADSRRSIRVLETGHPPTYYIPLADILPDCLVPSRGESQCEWKGRCHYYSVVVDGKKAQSMAWYYPDPSPPYSDLKDHVAFYAAPMDACYVDGALVTPQPGGYYGGWITPDIVGPFKGSPGSAGW, from the coding sequence ATGAATCGTCCGATGCGGATTGAACCCGCGCCCGGGCAGGAATCGGTGTGGGACTACCCGCGCCCGCCGCGAGTCGAATCGACGTCGCGACATATTGAGGTCTTGTTTAACGGTCGAACCATAGCCGACTCACGACGATCGATTCGCGTCCTCGAAACCGGCCATCCTCCGACCTATTACATTCCGCTGGCTGATATCCTCCCGGATTGCCTGGTCCCTTCGCGCGGAGAATCGCAGTGCGAGTGGAAAGGACGCTGCCACTACTACTCGGTAGTCGTTGACGGCAAGAAGGCGCAAAGCATGGCGTGGTACTATCCGGATCCCAGCCCGCCGTATTCTGATCTGAAAGATCATGTCGCCTTTTATGCCGCTCCGATGGACGCCTGTTATGTGGACGGCGCACTGGTTACTCCGCAGCCGGGCGGATATTACGGCGGATGGATCACGCCCGATATTGTCGGCCCGTTCAAAGGAAGTCCGGGCTCGGCGGGCTGGTGA